Part of the Arachis hypogaea cultivar Tifrunner chromosome 6, arahy.Tifrunner.gnm2.J5K5, whole genome shotgun sequence genome, GTTTAAGAAGGAGCATAGTCCTAATCCTATTATAACTTTCCAAACAACATAATTTCCCGTGATGCCTTCACATCATTTTCAACCTAACCTGTGATGATTGGACATTAAACCTTTCACAGTATTATTATATAATCAATCCAAGGTATGCATGCAAAAAATCCCATACATACCACCAAGATTTAAAAGGGTACCTGCGGCATAAATTGTCACTGTTCTCTGGGAATCACATACAAATAATTAGggaattttaaatttcattacCATTCACTCTGCATGTGGTGAAATGCAAGGAAACACTATATTAATAATTGGGAATTTTCAGTTACTATTGAAATGGTATATTGGTATCCCATtcattattagttattgtacTATTTGCATCATAATATTCACTAAACTTCTAATAAATACACATGAATCTCAAGTGGCCAAAATGGTGTTCAAATTAaggattacaaaaaattatatttgtcaGTAAAGAATAGGAAACATAATGGAGATGAAGACTGGCAATGATTCTATTCTAGGTATTCACATCTTGCTAATTCTTTTTTGTTCCTGAACAAGCAAGGGAAAATACTTTCCTACCTTTTGTTATTTTGCACATAAATCCATCCTTAAGAATGATTTTCATGAACCAAACATCAGATCACTTACTCAGTTACTCACTACCTAACCTTAATTCAATCTTTCCTTTAACACCAAAATTGACCTTTTTCATGAATTTGATTGGATCAATAATCACTCAATCTAAGACAGTTGTAAAGCACAAAAAAAGATGAGATCTATTTTAAGTCTTCAGAGTAATCATAAACTCCAAGAAAACTCACCAATACAGTaaatacaaaaaacaaaaaataaaaaaggaacaaGAAGAGTAGCAACATGCAAATAAGACCTTGAGGAAAAAGTtaattacctcaactttcttCATCCAAGAAGTAGCCTTCTGAACCTGCTCACTCTCCCAGCCTTTGATGACAGCATCCTCTCTCTTGAATCTGTTGTTAATCTTTGCAATCTTGTTGTTCTGCCATGCTGATATCTTTGCatcaacctcctccttcttcaccCTTTGCACTGAAACCTCTTCAActacttgatgatgatgatgttgatgttgatgatgaCCACTACTAGAACCTGCACCACCACTAGTCATTCCTCTTGGTGATGGAAGAGGATCCAATGGATGGTTATCTGGAACAATAGCCAAAGGGTTAGTCTCTTCCATCATGTCCTCTTCTCTAATCCTCCCCAAcaagttattgttgttgttgttgctgctggtaTTGTTGTTTCCTCCTCCAATAATTTCAGTGTTGTCATGGCCAGTGTTCATGATCATGGAGCTGCTAGTAGTGTTGATGTTGTTATGATCAATAGTTGAACCTGCAAGAACAAGAGCACTGAACTCCCTACTCATGCTTGTGAAGTTCTCACTTGAACCACCATCTGTGCTTGCCATGGACAAAGAAGATGAACGGTGGCTGTGATGAGTTTCCCAAGCTTCTCTTCTCCTATTCCCATGGTTTGTTGTTGCTGGGGGTCTAGGTGGTGTTAAGGCATGAATTTCTCTTATggtgtgttcttcttcttcttgatcatcatcaccaccaccatgTCCATGTTGTGTTGTTGTTCTTGCTGCATGGCTTGTGGAAGCAAATTGCTCATTCAACATGACAAGTTATTATGATTTGATGTTGCTCAATAATAGTGGAATAGGAACAATGACTTAAATGATGAAGGAAAAGTGTGGATCAAAGGCAACAAAGTTAAGAGATTTATTTTCATTCAGGCATTTAGTCGAATAGTgtgtgtgctttttttttttccttttcctttttctttcttttgttgggGTGGTTAATGTATGGAAATTATATAATTATGGAGAGAaataatagtgcattaaataccACACATAATACATAGGgtggaaaaagaaaattcaaGAACAAGGCTCCAttaagaaaaagaattaaaaagaaatagaaatgaTAATCCTACACACTAAAGCTGAAAAGTAATAAGGACAACCAAATTAGGCCACAATAATATAGCTTTGACAAAATCTCTTTAGAAagcaatattttattaatttttctccACCATGATTTTGCTTATTGTGATAATATATAAGTGTCTCTATTTTGCATGCTTGGTCCTTCACCTTTTATGCATTTCCGTACTCACTCTAACAAATTGGCTCTAGAAATTAACGGGGATTAAATCTATAGTGAAAATTTAGGTGCAGTCAATTTCACTTGAAATTGATATT contains:
- the LOC112696044 gene encoding remorin 4.2, with product MLNEQFASTSHAARTTTQHGHGGGDDDQEEEEHTIREIHALTPPRPPATTNHGNRRREAWETHHSHRSSSLSMASTDGGSSENFTSMSREFSALVLAGSTIDHNNINTTSSSMIMNTGHDNTEIIGGGNNNTSSNNNNNNLLGRIREEDMMEETNPLAIVPDNHPLDPLPSPRGMTSGGAGSSSGHHQHQHHHHQVVEEVSVQRVKKEEVDAKISAWQNNKIAKINNRFKREDAVIKGWESEQVQKATSWMKKVERKLEEKRARAMEKMQNEVAKAHRKAEERRASAEAKRGTKVARVLEIASLMRAVGRPPSKKSFFKS